The following proteins come from a genomic window of Vallitaleaceae bacterium 9-2:
- a CDS encoding aminoglycoside phosphotransferase family protein: MAYNFDVICKQFQWNGEFDSIRPYGDGHINDTYLVTMQDAEQKVLYILQRVNHNIFKQTQELMENIEKVTGYLVSYIQKHPLPNYEVLTLVATYGGQSFYKDADGNFWRSYEFVHNATGHLFAENATMLYEAGRAFGLFQHMLKDYPAATLHETIQGFHNTRQRYENFMRSLEKDAKQRAKDCRAEIDFTTQHEGITKQILTEMEKGNIPTRVTHNDTKINNVLLDDATGKGRCVIDLDTVMPGSALYDFGDAIRSCGSTLEEDAQNLEDMDVDLERFEAYTKGYLEIMKDELTAKELELLPMSAIIMTFECGMRFLTDHLDGDTYFKVHKENHNLIRAKNQYAFVKKMEEKLPLMEAIVKKYI; this comes from the coding sequence ATGGCATATAATTTTGATGTGATTTGCAAGCAATTTCAATGGAACGGAGAATTTGACAGTATTCGCCCATATGGGGATGGACATATCAATGATACATATCTTGTGACAATGCAAGACGCAGAACAAAAGGTTCTATACATATTACAGCGCGTAAATCATAATATATTCAAGCAAACCCAAGAGTTAATGGAAAATATCGAAAAGGTGACCGGCTATTTGGTTTCGTATATTCAGAAACATCCTTTGCCCAATTATGAGGTGTTGACGTTGGTGGCGACTTATGGCGGACAAAGCTTCTATAAAGATGCGGACGGTAACTTTTGGCGTTCATATGAATTTGTGCATAATGCGACCGGGCATTTATTTGCAGAAAATGCAACCATGCTCTATGAAGCAGGACGAGCGTTTGGATTATTTCAACATATGCTCAAGGACTACCCTGCAGCAACATTACATGAGACGATTCAAGGATTTCATAATACCCGACAACGGTATGAAAATTTTATGCGATCTTTAGAAAAAGATGCAAAACAGCGTGCTAAGGATTGTCGAGCAGAGATTGATTTTACGACCCAACATGAAGGAATAACGAAGCAGATTTTGACAGAAATGGAAAAGGGAAACATACCAACACGTGTGACCCATAATGATACGAAGATTAATAACGTGTTACTAGATGATGCGACAGGTAAAGGACGTTGTGTCATTGACTTGGATACCGTAATGCCTGGAAGCGCTCTCTATGATTTTGGTGATGCGATTCGTTCATGTGGAAGTACGCTGGAAGAAGATGCACAAAATTTAGAGGACATGGATGTAGACTTGGAGAGATTTGAAGCGTATACTAAAGGATATCTTGAGATAATGAAAGATGAATTAACGGCGAAGGAACTAGAATTATTGCCAATGAGTGCCATTATCATGACCTTTGAGTGTGGGATGCGCTTTCTTACGGATCACTTGGACGGCGACACATATTTTAAAGTCCACAAAGAGAATCACAATTTGATTCGAGCAAAGAATCAATATGCATTTGTGAAAAAGATGGAAGAAAAATTACCGCTTATGGAAGCGATTGTAAAAAAATATATTTAA
- a CDS encoding sulfatase-like hydrolase/transferase, producing the protein MNVLMIICDQLSSKALRSYGNTYDQTQYMNEIIENGISYEHAYTSCPLCQPARASLWTSKYPHQTKVLSNLPDQGFKEVGKQLTTIGDVFSQAGYDCVHFGKRHDYGSLRGFRCYEEKQVHISTERADIPLDYETYYDINTLNQATDYLKNIEKDRPFFAVVDFQNPHNICSYIGNYQKEHQVQEVKGLPSLPQNFETDDLKNRPSFIQYMCCAHRRQSQTTSWDGEDYRYYLNAYHYFIEKVDAQVGKLLKELESSGKMDETLIVLTADHGEGMAAHRLVTKYGCFYNESNEVPLVFYHKTQLSKKRIGGNVSLMDVIPTITDFCGLNVPKTWEGISLLSTFEREAVSPRDYVIGQWYDEFLGYIVPGRMYLDDRYKYTVYHDQEGIEEELYSRCEDPLEQTNLAAKPEYGAVLNGYREKLGQYLDKTKDPFNTLRGAYEEKYRRHPLGYTHHQGVNATLEYERLKKSR; encoded by the coding sequence ATGAATGTATTAATGATTATCTGTGACCAACTCAGTTCAAAGGCACTACGATCATATGGGAATACCTATGATCAAACTCAGTATATGAATGAGATTATTGAAAATGGGATTAGTTATGAACATGCATATACGTCATGTCCGTTGTGCCAGCCGGCACGAGCATCACTCTGGACATCTAAGTATCCCCACCAAACAAAAGTGTTAAGTAACCTTCCTGACCAAGGATTTAAAGAGGTAGGTAAGCAATTAACAACTATAGGCGATGTATTTAGCCAGGCAGGCTATGATTGTGTCCATTTTGGCAAGCGGCACGATTATGGAAGTTTGCGTGGTTTTCGCTGTTATGAGGAAAAACAAGTACATATATCAACAGAGCGTGCGGATATCCCATTGGATTATGAGACCTACTATGATATCAACACGTTAAACCAAGCAACGGATTATCTTAAAAATATAGAAAAAGATCGTCCTTTTTTTGCTGTCGTTGATTTTCAAAATCCACATAATATCTGCTCTTATATTGGCAATTATCAAAAAGAACATCAAGTTCAAGAGGTGAAGGGCCTTCCAAGTTTACCCCAAAACTTCGAAACAGATGACTTGAAAAACCGCCCTTCATTTATTCAGTACATGTGTTGCGCTCATCGTAGACAAAGCCAAACAACAAGCTGGGACGGTGAGGATTACAGGTATTATTTGAATGCATACCATTATTTTATAGAAAAAGTTGACGCGCAGGTCGGAAAGTTGTTGAAAGAATTAGAATCAAGCGGTAAAATGGATGAGACATTAATTGTCTTAACAGCAGACCATGGCGAAGGTATGGCGGCGCACCGCTTAGTAACCAAATATGGTTGCTTTTACAATGAAAGCAATGAAGTACCTTTAGTATTTTATCATAAGACACAGTTGAGCAAAAAACGTATTGGGGGTAATGTTTCTTTAATGGACGTCATTCCTACAATAACAGATTTTTGCGGTCTTAATGTGCCAAAAACTTGGGAAGGCATAAGTTTGTTGTCTACCTTTGAAAGGGAAGCGGTTTCGCCAAGAGATTATGTTATTGGACAGTGGTATGATGAATTTTTAGGTTATATTGTCCCTGGACGAATGTATCTTGATGATAGATATAAATACACGGTATATCACGATCAAGAGGGTATAGAAGAAGAACTATACAGTAGGTGCGAAGATCCTCTTGAACAGACAAATCTCGCAGCAAAACCAGAATATGGAGCTGTTCTTAATGGATACCGTGAAAAATTAGGTCAGTATCTTGATAAGACAAAAGACCCGTTTAATACTTTGCGTGGCGCATATGAAGAAAAGTATCGCCGTCATCCGTTGGGCTATACGCACCATCAAGGGGTGAATGCAACGTTAGAATATGAGCGTTTGAAAAAAAGCCGATAA
- the galE gene encoding UDP-glucose 4-epimerase GalE, with product MKILVTGGTGFIGSHTCVKLLEADHQVVIIDNLVNSKKEIVSKIETLGKKSVEFYEGDIRDEEKLDEIFNHHAIDAVIHFAGLKAVGESVSMPLEYYDNNVNGTIQLLKVMKAHGCKKIVFSSSATVYGMNDNVPFKEEYPLSTTNPYGATKKMIEEIMQDLYVGDAQFSIALLRYFNPIGAHPSGLIGENPNGIPNNLLPYIAKVANGELEQLSVFGDDYDTVDGTGVRDYIHVQDLAEGHIAALEYVKSNVGIEAFNLGTGEGYSVLQVVKAFEKASNKTVKYQVVNRRPGDIGSCYASTQKSKNILKWEAKLDLDTMCVDAWNYVQTCKETK from the coding sequence ATGAAGATACTTGTAACTGGTGGAACCGGATTTATTGGAAGTCATACATGTGTAAAATTATTAGAGGCTGATCATCAAGTGGTTATTATTGACAATCTTGTCAACTCAAAAAAAGAAATCGTCTCAAAAATCGAGACACTTGGTAAAAAAAGTGTGGAGTTTTATGAAGGTGATATTCGTGATGAAGAAAAACTAGACGAAATCTTTAATCATCATGCCATTGATGCGGTGATTCATTTTGCAGGCTTAAAAGCTGTAGGAGAATCTGTCAGCATGCCGTTAGAGTATTATGATAATAACGTGAATGGAACTATTCAATTACTGAAGGTGATGAAAGCGCATGGATGTAAAAAAATAGTGTTTTCTTCTTCAGCAACTGTCTATGGTATGAATGACAATGTACCCTTTAAAGAAGAATATCCTTTATCAACAACAAACCCTTATGGGGCAACGAAAAAGATGATTGAAGAGATTATGCAAGATCTATATGTGGGTGACGCACAATTTTCTATTGCGTTGTTAAGATATTTTAATCCTATTGGTGCACATCCAAGTGGACTTATTGGGGAAAATCCCAATGGAATTCCGAATAATTTACTCCCATATATTGCCAAGGTTGCAAATGGCGAATTAGAGCAACTGAGTGTGTTTGGTGATGATTATGACACCGTTGACGGAACGGGTGTTAGAGACTATATCCATGTTCAAGATTTGGCCGAAGGGCATATTGCAGCTCTTGAATATGTAAAATCTAATGTTGGTATTGAAGCATTTAATCTGGGAACGGGCGAAGGCTATAGTGTTCTTCAAGTGGTTAAAGCATTTGAAAAAGCGAGCAATAAAACCGTTAAATATCAAGTGGTTAATCGACGACCAGGAGATATTGGTAGCTGCTATGCATCAACACAAAAGAGTAAAAACATTCTAAAATGGGAAGCAAAATTGGATTTAGACACAATGTGTGTTGACGCATGGAACTATGTCCAAACCTGCAAGGAGACGAAGTAG
- a CDS encoding sugar phosphate nucleotidyltransferase — translation MKKPVLVVLAAGIGSRYGGLKQMDPVGRYDEAIIEYSVFDAIEAGFEEVIFIINHKIENDFKEIIGKRVEPFIRVQYAFQELDDVPCEIVIPKDRVKPFGTAHAVYAARHLIQGPFAIINADDYYGKEAFAQLYTFLKDEKKSERAYAMVGYMLKNTVTENGYVSRGICSLDEDENLKNVVERVHIEKRPQDIAYLEEQQWTTLPEETIVSMNMWGLKPSFLEEVEATIVDFLSAALEANPLKSEFYLPYVVDQMVQKEKAQVKVLKTSEKWYGVTYQEDKKTVVEAINTMIDEGKYPEKLWRTK, via the coding sequence ATGAAAAAACCAGTATTAGTTGTTTTAGCAGCAGGAATTGGAAGTCGCTACGGTGGATTAAAACAGATGGACCCAGTAGGGCGTTATGATGAGGCAATTATCGAATACTCTGTGTTTGACGCAATTGAAGCAGGATTTGAAGAAGTTATTTTTATTATTAATCATAAAATTGAGAATGATTTTAAGGAAATTATTGGAAAGCGAGTTGAGCCCTTTATACGTGTACAATACGCCTTTCAAGAGTTAGACGATGTGCCTTGTGAAATCGTGATTCCAAAAGATAGAGTTAAACCCTTTGGTACGGCACATGCAGTGTATGCAGCAAGACATTTGATTCAAGGACCCTTTGCAATCATCAATGCGGATGATTATTATGGCAAAGAAGCTTTTGCACAGCTATATACATTTTTAAAGGATGAGAAAAAAAGTGAGCGTGCATACGCGATGGTTGGATATATGTTGAAAAACACTGTGACGGAAAATGGATATGTTTCTCGAGGAATATGTAGCTTAGATGAAGATGAGAATCTGAAAAACGTTGTGGAGCGTGTACATATTGAAAAACGTCCACAAGATATCGCCTACTTAGAAGAGCAACAGTGGACAACACTTCCAGAAGAGACAATTGTATCAATGAATATGTGGGGACTTAAACCTTCCTTCCTTGAAGAAGTTGAAGCGACAATCGTAGACTTTTTGTCAGCGGCCCTTGAAGCTAATCCCTTAAAGAGTGAGTTCTATCTTCCTTATGTCGTTGATCAAATGGTTCAAAAGGAAAAAGCGCAAGTGAAAGTTTTAAAAACTTCAGAAAAATGGTATGGAGTGACGTATCAAGAAGATAAAAAGACAGTGGTGGAAGCGATCAACACGATGATTGATGAAGGAAAATACCCTGAAAAATTATGGAGGACAAAATAA
- a CDS encoding sugar ABC transporter permease: MKKRKVNWTALMFIAPNYIGFVIFILLPVIFSLIISFTDYNVFKGFAGMKFNGFENAINMFTDPWFIDAVKNNLKYTLITIPIMMGLSVVLSIFLNNKVYLKNFFRIIIFIPYISSIVAVSAIWSMMFNPSQGIINQFLQSIGVENTPGWLGSISWSLPAIMIVGIWMGLGYNTVVYMAGLQSIDSNLYEASEIDGANGFQQFFHVTLPMLSSTTFFLLITNIIYSFQVFGTVNIMTGGGPGRSTTVIAHYIYLSGFRYNKMGYASAMAWVLLMVIFIVTLFQWRIQKRFEARQ; encoded by the coding sequence ATGAAAAAAAGAAAAGTTAATTGGACTGCACTTATGTTTATCGCGCCAAACTATATAGGATTTGTTATCTTTATCTTACTTCCGGTCATATTTTCCTTAATTATATCTTTTACAGATTATAATGTATTTAAAGGTTTTGCCGGTATGAAATTCAATGGATTTGAAAATGCAATCAATATGTTTACAGATCCTTGGTTTATTGATGCGGTTAAAAATAATTTGAAATATACACTGATTACAATTCCGATAATGATGGGACTTTCTGTAGTGTTATCAATTTTTCTCAATAATAAAGTGTATTTAAAAAATTTCTTTAGAATTATCATTTTCATTCCATACATTTCAAGTATAGTTGCAGTTTCTGCTATATGGAGTATGATGTTTAATCCGTCTCAAGGAATAATAAATCAATTCCTTCAGAGTATTGGAGTCGAAAATACGCCCGGATGGTTAGGGAGTATTTCGTGGTCGCTTCCGGCGATTATGATTGTAGGAATATGGATGGGACTTGGTTATAATACAGTTGTATATATGGCAGGATTGCAAAGTATCGATTCGAATTTATATGAAGCATCAGAAATTGATGGTGCAAATGGATTTCAACAATTTTTCCATGTCACATTACCCATGTTGTCAAGTACGACTTTTTTCTTGCTCATTACCAATATAATATATTCATTTCAGGTATTTGGTACAGTAAATATCATGACGGGAGGAGGGCCAGGGCGCTCCACAACGGTTATTGCACATTATATTTATTTATCTGGGTTTAGATATAATAAAATGGGGTATGCATCTGCAATGGCATGGGTATTATTAATGGTAATCTTTATAGTAACCTTGTTTCAATGGCGAATTCAAAAGAGATTCGAAGCTAGACAGTAG
- a CDS encoding extracellular solute-binding protein gives MKQVLTMLLVGILIIGLAGCGNSEQNNNQGNASTAEQNGSETVTEESTASEQEDDGAINLIVWGGVPAESGPQNLVDAWNQEHPNVQVEYVRFVNDDTGNTKLDTAILSGEQIDLFFTYSVDLMKKRVDGGLVEPLETYGATAFIEEEVIGAGNGQVLIEDQLYGLPTATEPIGIMINQSMLTEKNIEIPENWTVDDFFDIAEALSGEKDGQKIYGTHAYYSGLPLDFARTVLGGDYLYKENGQESNFDAEEFKANARVKELMDNGYAMSFDELFSRKFQSYAHPAFLNGEVAMMPFSAWMLRYVQDSENFPHDFVTTFAPYPTTAEGVENNYQGQLNNHLSISSNSQYKNEAWEFMKYWITEGSQYMYAGGKLPVWNKADPGEVLKGILGENASELFDIDAYREVMLNEDLEFIVDTITTAYPQIMQIYKEESEMYFLDVYSSQDEYLSILKERSDAAIKEVAE, from the coding sequence ATGAAACAGGTTTTAACAATGCTACTAGTCGGTATATTGATTATTGGCCTGGCAGGATGTGGGAATTCTGAACAAAATAATAACCAAGGTAATGCGAGTACTGCAGAGCAAAATGGCTCAGAAACGGTGACAGAAGAAAGCACTGCATCAGAGCAAGAAGACGATGGAGCCATCAACCTAATTGTTTGGGGGGGAGTACCGGCAGAATCGGGACCGCAAAATCTTGTAGATGCATGGAATCAAGAGCATCCCAATGTACAGGTCGAATATGTAAGGTTTGTTAATGATGATACAGGAAATACCAAGCTAGATACTGCCATTTTATCAGGGGAACAAATTGATTTATTTTTTACTTATAGTGTAGACTTGATGAAAAAAAGAGTTGACGGAGGTTTAGTTGAACCTTTGGAAACATATGGGGCTACAGCATTTATTGAAGAAGAGGTTATTGGTGCAGGTAATGGACAAGTATTAATTGAGGATCAATTATATGGACTACCGACAGCGACAGAACCCATTGGAATTATGATTAATCAATCTATGTTAACAGAAAAGAATATAGAAATACCGGAAAACTGGACAGTTGATGATTTCTTTGATATTGCAGAAGCGCTCTCAGGAGAAAAAGATGGTCAAAAAATATATGGAACACATGCCTATTATTCAGGATTGCCACTTGATTTTGCAAGAACGGTTTTAGGTGGAGATTATTTGTATAAAGAAAACGGACAAGAAAGCAATTTTGATGCCGAAGAATTTAAAGCTAATGCAAGAGTAAAAGAATTAATGGATAATGGATATGCCATGTCATTTGATGAATTGTTTTCTAGAAAATTTCAATCCTATGCACATCCTGCTTTTTTAAATGGTGAAGTAGCGATGATGCCATTTAGTGCATGGATGTTAAGATATGTTCAAGATTCAGAAAATTTTCCTCATGACTTTGTAACGACTTTTGCACCATATCCGACAACTGCAGAAGGCGTGGAAAATAATTATCAGGGACAGTTAAATAATCATTTAAGCATTAGTAGTAATTCCCAGTATAAAAATGAAGCTTGGGAGTTTATGAAATATTGGATTACTGAAGGGTCACAATATATGTATGCTGGAGGTAAACTTCCTGTTTGGAACAAGGCAGATCCAGGAGAGGTTCTTAAAGGTATACTTGGAGAAAATGCTTCGGAGTTATTTGACATAGATGCATATAGAGAGGTAATGCTAAATGAAGATTTAGAATTTATTGTGGATACAATTACAACAGCTTACCCACAGATTATGCAGATTTATAAAGAAGAGTCAGAAATGTACTTCTTAGATGTATATAGTAGTCAAGACGAGTATCTTAGTATACTAAAGGAAAGATCTGACGCGGCAATCAAAGAGGTTGCAGAATAA
- a CDS encoding AraC family transcriptional regulator has product MRIIVKGKYEKRVYQIFFAIFIFISFMFIGVFSYNLFRQDKRDQENMLLQTLEANRSNSQLRLEIAMNEFENVVNHEYIRSYVTEDEGSLMYFYAIKLQQELQKAVSRVNNISFDIYITPVDTEKPVLTSTSSEQSGQFFETTLAMSEQERDQLFYEFVQGRKEKVMMQQVEDEQYIMYVTRRAFEEKTVLFFLVINTESLITSGEEYTWFLCNDEGIFAWNQAGNIDREGLYQRFSEQSQQERIVYENHEFFVYPYANIDWTILAEDTSDNNNFEYVLIRMLLPSLFMVFVAIVGAIIFSRLLYRPIYDLMTELDSVKHNSKYDEIKILHTKASEVKDLNIQLRSAINERDRLMEHKTNRDLLFGVKDKKSQLYNQKAEDKSFAVVLIEFIGNEQFGDQEVQIYKNEIVEFVQNSHGVRFANLSTGICALIVEATTLDKVKKKLQPLINNIYLEGETRMFAAISDVRVGFESIKESYEESQKILEYRFLYRTQVMLTMDMIRKKDKKVHYYPLNLENQLIHQVVLGDEQALTIYDHILEENDVYRSLELEARQSLVLVLIGTLQRIIQELKVTPEEVFEKKIDFWSLADKWNQDEVFNILRNSIDWLCLYVRDQSQKEESQLGQEMLRFIEENYQEDIMLIDLAERMNISEKYCGILFKKETGENFKAHLNQYRIRKAVDILHTKKEIKVATLAKEVGFNSANTFIRVFSKTMGMTPKQYKDRIDEQ; this is encoded by the coding sequence ATGCGAATTATAGTGAAAGGAAAATACGAAAAAAGAGTTTATCAAATATTTTTCGCAATATTTATCTTTATTAGCTTTATGTTCATTGGCGTTTTTTCATATAATTTGTTTAGACAAGATAAAAGGGACCAGGAAAACATGTTGCTTCAAACCCTTGAAGCCAATCGTAGTAACAGTCAGCTACGGCTAGAAATTGCGATGAATGAATTTGAAAATGTGGTTAATCATGAATATATTCGGTCATATGTAACCGAAGATGAAGGTAGCTTAATGTATTTTTATGCAATCAAATTGCAACAAGAATTACAAAAGGCAGTTTCACGGGTCAACAATATTAGCTTTGATATTTATATTACACCTGTAGATACCGAAAAACCTGTGCTAACATCAACGTCAAGTGAACAAAGCGGTCAGTTTTTTGAGACAACACTGGCGATGTCAGAGCAAGAGCGCGATCAACTCTTCTATGAATTTGTACAAGGACGCAAAGAAAAGGTTATGATGCAGCAAGTAGAAGACGAGCAATACATTATGTATGTGACCCGTCGCGCGTTTGAAGAAAAAACGGTGCTATTTTTTCTGGTTATCAATACCGAGAGTCTGATAACATCGGGAGAAGAATATACCTGGTTCCTGTGTAATGATGAAGGAATTTTTGCATGGAATCAAGCGGGTAATATTGATAGAGAAGGGTTGTATCAAAGATTTAGTGAGCAATCGCAACAAGAGCGTATTGTGTATGAGAATCATGAGTTTTTTGTATATCCATATGCAAATATTGATTGGACCATTTTGGCTGAAGATACGTCGGATAATAACAACTTCGAATATGTCCTGATACGTATGTTACTTCCAAGCTTATTTATGGTGTTTGTCGCTATTGTGGGCGCCATTATTTTTTCAAGGCTGTTATACCGACCGATATATGATCTCATGACGGAACTTGATAGTGTAAAGCATAACTCTAAATATGATGAAATCAAGATATTACATACAAAAGCATCAGAAGTCAAAGATTTGAATATACAGTTGCGAAGTGCAATTAATGAGCGGGACCGTTTGATGGAGCATAAGACCAACCGTGATCTTTTATTTGGAGTAAAAGACAAAAAAAGCCAACTCTATAATCAAAAGGCTGAAGATAAATCATTTGCGGTTGTTCTTATAGAATTTATCGGCAATGAACAATTTGGAGATCAAGAAGTTCAAATATACAAAAATGAAATTGTAGAATTTGTGCAAAACTCTCACGGTGTGCGCTTTGCAAATCTAAGTACAGGCATTTGTGCGCTTATTGTAGAAGCGACGACATTAGATAAGGTAAAGAAAAAGCTACAGCCATTGATTAACAATATATACCTTGAAGGAGAGACCAGGATGTTCGCTGCGATTAGTGATGTCCGGGTAGGCTTTGAATCTATCAAAGAAAGTTATGAAGAAAGTCAAAAAATACTAGAATATCGCTTTTTATATCGTACACAAGTTATGTTAACGATGGATATGATTAGAAAAAAAGATAAAAAAGTACACTATTATCCTTTGAATTTAGAAAACCAATTGATACATCAAGTTGTCTTAGGGGACGAACAGGCGCTTACGATTTATGATCATATTCTTGAAGAAAATGATGTCTATCGTTCGCTGGAACTTGAAGCTAGACAAAGTTTGGTTCTGGTTCTTATCGGAACCTTACAGCGTATTATTCAAGAGTTAAAGGTGACACCGGAAGAAGTATTTGAAAAGAAGATAGACTTTTGGTCGCTAGCAGATAAGTGGAACCAAGACGAAGTGTTTAACATTTTACGCAACAGCATTGATTGGCTATGCTTGTATGTACGTGACCAAAGTCAAAAAGAAGAAAGTCAGTTAGGTCAAGAGATGCTTCGCTTTATTGAAGAAAATTATCAGGAAGATATTATGCTGATTGATTTGGCCGAACGCATGAACATCTCTGAAAAGTATTGTGGTATACTTTTTAAAAAAGAAACTGGAGAGAACTTTAAAGCGCACTTGAATCAATATCGTATTCGAAAGGCAGTAGACATTTTACATACGAAAAAAGAGATTAAAGTGGCAACGCTTGCCAAAGAGGTTGGATTTAACAGTGCAAACACCTTTATACGAGTGTTTTCAAAGACAATGGGGATGACACCCAAACAATACAAAGACCGAATAGATGAGCAATAG
- a CDS encoding carbohydrate ABC transporter permease — MTIKTTVRKSLYTLVIGTICILIVYPFIWMIVSSFKPLNEIHQFPPKLFTSNMSFDNFKVVLFEQTPSFLLYFKNTLITTVVSVLGTMITASMAGYAFAKMEFKYRDKLFLLYLVTMMVPFQVLMVPQFILFKYLGIFNTLFALILPKLFSPLSTFLMRQFYVDIPTSIIEAGRIDGASEAMIFWKLVFPLAKPAMATVVILNFVWRWNDYESPLIFLTDSQYYTLTVGLTNFIDEAGVAMDHLIMAGASVAMIPMLIIFLICQRYMIDGLTSGSVKG, encoded by the coding sequence ATGACTATAAAAACAACCGTTCGGAAATCTTTATACACACTTGTAATTGGAACAATATGTATCTTAATTGTATATCCGTTTATTTGGATGATTGTATCTTCCTTTAAACCGCTTAATGAAATACATCAATTTCCACCTAAATTATTCACAAGTAATATGTCTTTTGACAACTTTAAGGTGGTTTTATTCGAGCAGACACCGTCCTTTTTGCTATATTTCAAAAATACATTAATTACAACCGTCGTATCTGTTTTAGGAACGATGATTACAGCATCAATGGCCGGATATGCTTTTGCTAAAATGGAGTTTAAGTATAGAGATAAACTTTTTCTCTTATATCTAGTGACAATGATGGTTCCTTTTCAAGTGCTCATGGTTCCACAATTTATTCTATTTAAATATCTTGGTATTTTTAATACTTTATTTGCCCTCATATTACCAAAACTATTCTCTCCATTAAGCACCTTCCTAATGCGACAGTTTTATGTGGATATCCCAACTTCTATTATTGAAGCGGGCCGAATTGATGGTGCTAGTGAAGCTATGATTTTTTGGAAATTAGTATTTCCATTAGCAAAACCAGCCATGGCAACCGTTGTAATCTTGAATTTTGTCTGGCGTTGGAATGATTATGAATCACCTTTGATTTTTCTTACAGATAGTCAATATTACACATTAACAGTAGGACTGACAAATTTTATTGATGAAGCCGGCGTGGCTATGGATCATTTGATCATGGCAGGGGCATCGGTTGCAATGATTCCTATGTTGATTATTTTCTTAATATGTCAACGATATATGATTGATGGGTTAACATCAGGAAGCGTAAAGGGATAG
- a CDS encoding helix-turn-helix domain-containing protein has protein sequence MVNTIDGYGLTPIHRLISIDNIITVHYFEYSKNYIFEGERHNFWEFLYVDKGHINVKARDTMYMLSKGQVIFHEPNEWHTVLANGESAPNLVVIAFECQSESMDYFKQRILSIDGHLHTYLGKIVAAAQATFSNNLNDPMLKKMDKRINTPTLSEQYIVMYLELFLLEILENHANYEKEVKTSSSIHEYMREDKLAIVINYLQENIHQPLTLEDICKSTLLSRSSLQKLFKDGTGHSVMDYFKAMKMDEIKRLIREENHNFTEIAELLGYSSIHYLSRIFKTTTGMTLSEYASSVKAIIEK, from the coding sequence ATGGTTAACACTATTGATGGTTATGGACTTACACCGATTCATCGTTTGATTTCCATTGACAACATCATTACAGTACACTATTTTGAGTACTCAAAAAATTACATCTTTGAAGGTGAACGCCACAATTTTTGGGAGTTCCTATATGTCGACAAGGGACATATTAATGTCAAGGCACGAGATACCATGTATATGCTGTCTAAAGGACAGGTAATCTTTCACGAACCTAACGAATGGCACACTGTTCTTGCTAATGGCGAAAGCGCCCCTAACCTTGTCGTGATTGCCTTTGAATGTCAGAGCGAATCCATGGACTATTTTAAGCAGCGCATCTTGTCTATCGATGGACATCTCCATACGTATCTTGGCAAAATCGTTGCCGCTGCTCAAGCAACCTTTTCCAATAATTTAAATGATCCCATGCTAAAAAAAATGGATAAGCGCATTAACACGCCTACCCTATCCGAACAATATATTGTAATGTATTTGGAACTTTTTTTATTAGAGATTTTGGAAAACCATGCGAATTATGAAAAAGAAGTTAAGACCTCTTCTTCCATCCATGAATATATGCGCGAAGACAAGCTTGCCATTGTCATAAATTATCTACAGGAAAACATTCATCAGCCACTTACTCTTGAAGACATATGTAAAAGCACTCTACTGAGTCGATCTTCCCTTCAAAAATTATTTAAAGACGGGACCGGTCACAGTGTAATGGACTACTTTAAAGCCATGAAAATGGATGAAATCAAGCGTCTTATTCGTGAGGAAAACCATAACTTTACTGAAATCGCAGAATTACTTGGTTATAGTTCTATCCACTATCTGTCGCGAATCTTTAAGACAACAACAGGGATGACCTTATCCGAATATGCCTCATCGGTGAAAGCTATTATAGAAAAATAA